In the genome of Indicator indicator isolate 239-I01 chromosome 8, UM_Iind_1.1, whole genome shotgun sequence, one region contains:
- the GPM6A gene encoding neuronal membrane glycoprotein M6-a translates to MRMTLEQAAQRTTEKTQELKGCFECCIKCLGGIPYASLIATILLYAGVALFCGCGHEALSGTVNILQTYFEMTRAAGDLLPQVIDIFKYVIYGVAAAFFVYGILLMVEGFFTTGAIKDLYGDFKITTCGRCVSAWFIMLTYIFMLAWLGVTAFTSLPVYMYFNLWTICRNATIVDGANLCLDLRQYGIVTIGEEKKVCTSSESFIKMCDSNELNMTFHLFIVALAGAGAAVIAMVHYLMVLSANWAYVKDACRMQKYEDIKSKEEQELHDIHSTRSKERLNAYT, encoded by the exons CAACAGAGAAAACTCAGGAGTTGAA AGGGTGCTTTGAGTGTTGCATCAAATGCCTGGGAGGTATTCCCTATGCATCTTTGATTGCCACCATCCTGCTGTATGCTGGAGTTGCGCTGTTCTGTGGTTGTGGACATGAAGCACTTTCAGGAACTGTCAACATTCTGCAAACCTACTTTGAGATGacaagagctgcaggagat CTGCTTCCCCAAGT GATTGACATCTTCAAATATGTGATATATGGTGTAGCAGCTGCATTCTTTGTATATGGCATTTTGCTGATGGTGGAGGGATTCTTTACAACTGGTGCCATCAAGGATCTTTATGGGGACTTCAAAATCACCACTTGCGGCAGATGTGTCAGTGCCTGG TTTATTATGCTGACATACATCTTTATGTTGGCCTGGCTTGGTGTTACAGCTTTCACTTCTCTGCCTGTTTACATGTACTTCAATCTGTGGACCATTTGCCGAAATGCCACCATAGTGGATGGAGCTAATCTCTGCTTGGATCTTCGCCAGTATG GTATTGTAACtattggagaggaaaagaaggtttGCACTTCATCAGAAAGTTTCATCAAGATGTGTGACTCTAATGAG CTTAACATGACATTCCACTTATTCATTGTGGCacttgctggagctggagcagcagtcaTCGCTATG GTCCATTATCTCATGGTCTTGTCTGCCAACTGGGCCTATGTGAAAGATGCATGCAGAATGCAGAAATATGAAGATATTAAATCAAAGGAGGAACAAGAGCTTCATGATATTCATTCTACTCGTTCTAAAGAGCGGCTCAATGCTTACACATAA